Proteins co-encoded in one Cyanobacteria bacterium GSL.Bin1 genomic window:
- a CDS encoding chlorophyll A-B binding protein, whose product MMEENRNDFKFGFNTSAENWNGRLAMIGFISAILIELLSGQGVLHFWGLL is encoded by the coding sequence ATCATGGAAGAAAATCGTAACGACTTTAAATTTGGTTTCAACACCTCCGCAGAAAATTGGAACGGTCGCTTAGCCATGATCGGCTTTATATCTGCCATTCTTATTGAACTGCTTAGTGGTCAAGGTGTCCTTCACTTTTGGGGACTTCTGTAA
- a CDS encoding NADH-quinone oxidoreductase subunit M produces the protein MIESQIPWLSAIILFPLLAASVIPFLPNENGKTLRWFTLSASLINLIVTVYAFGRYFDLDNSRFQLQESYPWLPELGLNWSLAVDGLSMPLIVLSGLITTLAVVAAWNVTYKSRLFYALILVLYSAQIGVFAAQDLLLFFLMWELELVPVYLLISIWGGKNRGYAATKFILYTAAGSIFILVAGLGLAFYGNNVTFDMMELGMKNVPFALEMLAYVGFLIAFGVKLPIFPLHTWLPDAHSEASAPISMILAGVLLKMGGYGLIRMNVEMLPDAHVYFAPVLAVLGVVNIVYGALTAFSQTNLKRRLAYSSISHMGFVLLGIASYTELGLNGAVLQMVSHGLIAAALFFLSGATYERTHTLVMDKMGGMGQQMPKIFALFTVAAMASLALPGMSGFVSELTVFLGIATSDAYSSIFKTAMVFLAAVGLILTPIYLLSMLRQVFYGESNSGIVIEKYLGDAKPREIFITACLLLPIIGIGLYPKLATSTYDVKTVEVALKAREAVTPVIAERGNTFRASLNPFYSPGFVAPRLPQSTSQAMLEQ, from the coding sequence ATGATCGAGTCTCAAATTCCCTGGCTGAGCGCCATTATCCTCTTTCCTCTCCTCGCTGCGAGCGTTATTCCTTTCCTCCCCAACGAAAATGGAAAAACTCTCCGCTGGTTTACTTTGAGCGCGAGCTTGATCAATCTTATTGTTACTGTATATGCTTTCGGGCGTTATTTTGACCTCGACAATAGCCGGTTCCAACTGCAAGAAAGTTATCCTTGGTTGCCTGAACTTGGCTTAAACTGGTCTTTAGCCGTCGATGGTTTATCCATGCCTTTAATTGTTCTCTCCGGTTTAATTACCACCCTTGCTGTGGTAGCCGCATGGAATGTCACTTATAAATCACGATTATTTTATGCTCTTATTCTTGTTCTCTATAGCGCCCAAATTGGCGTCTTTGCTGCGCAAGATTTACTTTTATTCTTCTTAATGTGGGAACTAGAATTAGTTCCGGTTTATCTCTTAATTTCCATCTGGGGCGGCAAAAATCGCGGTTATGCCGCCACTAAATTTATTCTCTACACGGCTGCGGGTTCGATTTTCATCCTTGTTGCCGGTTTAGGCTTAGCGTTTTACGGCAACAACGTCACTTTCGACATGATGGAACTGGGAATGAAAAATGTTCCCTTTGCCCTAGAAATGCTGGCTTATGTGGGCTTCTTAATTGCCTTTGGTGTGAAACTCCCGATTTTTCCGCTACATACTTGGCTTCCCGATGCGCACAGTGAAGCCTCTGCACCGATTTCCATGATTTTAGCGGGTGTTTTACTCAAAATGGGCGGCTACGGGCTGATTCGGATGAACGTGGAAATGCTGCCTGACGCTCACGTCTATTTTGCCCCTGTTTTAGCGGTTCTCGGTGTTGTCAATATTGTTTACGGTGCCTTAACAGCATTTAGTCAAACCAACCTCAAACGTCGTCTAGCTTATTCTTCCATTTCCCACATGGGCTTTGTCTTACTGGGAATTGCGTCTTACACTGAGTTGGGCTTAAACGGCGCAGTTTTACAAATGGTATCTCACGGCTTAATTGCTGCGGCCCTGTTCTTCCTCTCGGGTGCAACCTACGAACGGACGCACACTCTTGTCATGGATAAAATGGGTGGTATGGGACAACAAATGCCCAAAATCTTTGCCCTGTTCACCGTTGCTGCAATGGCATCTTTAGCCCTTCCCGGAATGAGTGGGTTTGTCAGTGAGTTAACTGTTTTCCTCGGTATTGCCACTAGCGATGCTTACAGCAGCATTTTCAAAACGGCAATGGTCTTCCTCGCTGCCGTAGGCTTAATTCTCACCCCGATTTACCTCCTTTCCATGCTGCGTCAAGTCTTCTATGGCGAATCTAACTCTGGCATTGTCATTGAAAAATATCTCGGTGACGCCAAACCTCGGGAAATCTTTATTACTGCTTGCTTACTCCTTCCTATCATCGGTATTGGTTTATATCCCAAATTAGCAACGAGTACCTATGATGTGAAAACTGTAGAAGTGGCGCTGAAAGCCCGAGAAGCAGTCACCCCTGTGATTGCAGAACGCGGCAATACCTTCCGCGCGAGTCTCAATCCCTTCTATTCTCCTGGGTTTGTTGCACCGCGTCTTCCTCAAAGCACTTCTCAAGCCATGTTAGAACAATAA
- the cbiQ gene encoding cobalt ECF transporter T component CbiQ, with the protein MKLALDQYAHLDSPLHRWHQQLKLIALGGLIFAFAFVETLALLPVMIAITAILFGLSQLPLRFLLSRLQYPGIFIAVVVFVLPLVSGETVLWEWGGIAIRQEGLLSVLLIVTRFVCILTISLILFGTAPFLSSIKAMRSLGLPTVIVDMTLLSYRYLESFGETLTTMQRAMKLRGFEAHRLSKRNTTRLASLMGSLLVRSYEQSQQVYHAMILRGYRYGLNRQPTGFGIALKEATAPMQFWFWFTCAIALSLIIAEILS; encoded by the coding sequence ATGAAACTTGCCCTTGATCAGTATGCTCATTTGGATTCCCCCCTTCATCGCTGGCATCAACAGTTAAAGTTGATTGCCTTGGGAGGGCTCATTTTTGCCTTTGCTTTTGTCGAAACCTTGGCCTTACTCCCGGTCATGATTGCCATTACAGCGATTTTGTTCGGTTTATCTCAGCTTCCCCTGCGGTTTCTTTTGTCACGACTCCAATATCCCGGGATTTTCATTGCAGTGGTTGTATTTGTCTTACCCTTAGTTTCTGGGGAAACGGTACTTTGGGAATGGGGAGGAATTGCCATTCGACAAGAAGGATTATTGTCGGTGCTGCTGATTGTGACTCGTTTTGTGTGTATTCTTACGATTAGCTTAATTTTATTTGGAACCGCGCCATTTTTAAGCAGTATAAAAGCAATGCGATCGCTGGGTTTACCCACCGTCATTGTCGATATGACGTTATTGTCTTATCGCTATTTAGAATCCTTTGGCGAAACCTTAACCACCATGCAGCGAGCGATGAAACTCCGTGGGTTTGAGGCGCATCGCTTGAGTAAGCGCAATACAACTCGTTTAGCCTCTTTGATGGGAAGTTTGTTAGTCCGCAGTTATGAACAATCGCAACAGGTATACCATGCCATGATCTTGCGGGGTTATCGCTATGGATTAAATCGCCAACCCACTGGTTTCGGCATTGCGTTGAAAGAAGCGACTGCACCAATGCAGTTTTGGTTTTGGTTTACTTGCGCGATCGCGCTGAGCTTAATTATCGCAGAAATATTATCTTAA
- a CDS encoding ATP-binding cassette domain-containing protein: protein MKQLTELPRLRTSEDSALAIHNLEFSYPDQPAVLDQLNFKIEPGERVGLIGPNGAGKTTFFLSTCGILKPTAGEIYVFGEPIHAGEFNPNIGLVFQNPDDQLFCPTVWEDVAFGPENLQLSPAEVKQRVEEALSITRTYSLAQRVPHHLSGGQKCMVAIATVLAMHPQLILYDEPSANLDLSSRRRLIDFLEISEQTIIISSHDLELILEVCDRVLLLNEGQIIADGDPHRVMGNQRLMESNGLEKPHSLFHHPPGAHQE, encoded by the coding sequence ATGAAACAACTGACTGAATTACCTCGCCTTCGCACTTCCGAAGACAGTGCGCTTGCCATTCACAACTTAGAATTTTCTTATCCTGACCAACCAGCGGTTTTAGACCAGCTTAACTTTAAAATTGAACCGGGGGAACGGGTGGGCTTAATTGGTCCCAACGGCGCTGGGAAAACCACCTTCTTTCTCTCGACTTGTGGTATTCTCAAACCCACGGCTGGGGAAATCTATGTCTTTGGTGAACCCATTCACGCCGGAGAATTTAATCCGAATATTGGTTTAGTCTTTCAAAACCCCGATGACCAACTGTTTTGTCCCACCGTTTGGGAAGATGTGGCGTTTGGTCCGGAAAATTTACAACTGTCTCCTGCTGAAGTGAAACAGCGGGTAGAAGAAGCCTTGAGTATCACCCGGACCTATTCTCTTGCTCAACGGGTGCCCCACCACTTATCCGGCGGACAGAAGTGTATGGTTGCTATTGCAACGGTTTTGGCGATGCACCCCCAGTTAATTTTATACGATGAACCTAGTGCGAACTTAGACTTATCCTCTCGTCGCCGCTTAATCGATTTTCTGGAAATCTCTGAACAAACGATTATTATTTCTTCCCACGATCTCGAGTTAATATTAGAAGTCTGCGATCGCGTTCTCCTGCTCAATGAAGGACAAATTATCGCCGATGGCGACCCCCATCGGGTTATGGGCAACCAACGCCTCATGGAAAGCAATGGACTGGAAAAACCTCACTCCCTATTCCATCATCCCCCAGGCGCACACCAGGAATGA
- a CDS encoding AMIN domain-containing protein produces MRSEENVKYYSQQIGILLGTTAMLVASPLAGIASAQIEDVQSQATEQGFTLKFSADSSKRPQIFTIKRDNVIVVDLTDTQLDLGDSNSMQESNPFPGVESLSIAQNDNNSVRVIVRGTNDAPNAEIQSVADGEVTLSFSVEGGGGTAETAQESPPSEQTFSAEPEASPDTSSPEGQGEAEVMFPDPELTVDGQPVNGQSPPPSPGLQPTRPRAIAPPVGDIAVSTVDSSPDMVDLGTNTRVPRLVLREAPVREVLSLLARSANVNLVFADQGGGEDEENPAEQTISVDLEDEPVQAAFNSILQLSGLEANRRGNTIFVGKQLPQQVRQLMTRTLRLNQVSVDAASGFLATQGAEVQQVVTPVEREFNQETGALIRETEQPSELRPLTVNQPGEARGALLLRGISVSTDERLNAVTLVGEPRKIATAVDLLKQLDARRRQVAVNVKIIDVNLNNTDEFSSSFSFGINDSFFVSDGGAAAANFGGTVPPTRASTTIPGQPTPSVIPTPIPDGAEAAPFFDNQPNAPFNATPARPNFGTENNPFLPGISEIDVQDDGTVEREFSIPGLFQFPSRFLALLEAQVTSGNAKILTDPTLLIKEGQTAGVNLTQEVVGNIIRETESSDGLTTTTTTAEIEEAGLTLNIDVQRIDDNGFITLNVNPTVTSISGTQNLNIGGDDNIIALLNKRELNSGEIRLRDGQTLVLAGIIQDEDRTSITKVPILGDLPIIGSLFRSTTRDNIRREVIVLLTPNVLDESLAASGYGSNYQLSPSAREMLQQRGYPIPQQGR; encoded by the coding sequence ATGAGGAGTGAGGAAAACGTGAAATATTATTCGCAGCAAATTGGTATTTTATTAGGGACAACTGCCATGTTGGTGGCATCGCCTTTGGCAGGCATTGCTTCAGCACAAATTGAAGACGTGCAATCGCAAGCTACCGAGCAAGGTTTTACTTTAAAGTTCAGTGCTGATAGTTCTAAACGCCCACAGATTTTTACAATTAAGCGCGATAACGTCATTGTTGTCGATTTAACCGATACGCAGCTCGATCTGGGTGATAGCAATAGTATGCAGGAAAGCAATCCTTTTCCTGGTGTGGAATCGTTAAGTATTGCTCAAAATGATAATAATAGTGTACGGGTAATCGTTCGTGGCACGAATGATGCCCCCAATGCGGAGATTCAGTCTGTTGCTGACGGAGAAGTAACCCTAAGTTTCAGCGTAGAAGGGGGAGGCGGCACAGCAGAAACCGCTCAGGAATCACCACCATCAGAACAAACCTTCTCAGCAGAGCCAGAAGCAAGCCCGGATACCTCTTCGCCTGAAGGACAGGGAGAAGCAGAGGTCATGTTCCCCGATCCTGAGCTGACAGTAGATGGTCAACCGGTCAATGGTCAAAGCCCACCGCCTTCACCAGGCTTACAACCAACACGACCCCGAGCCATTGCGCCACCCGTAGGGGATATTGCCGTTTCAACGGTTGATTCGTCACCCGATATGGTTGATTTAGGCACGAATACCCGAGTGCCTCGCTTGGTGTTACGAGAAGCGCCAGTGCGAGAAGTATTATCTTTATTAGCGCGATCGGCTAATGTTAACTTGGTTTTTGCGGATCAAGGCGGTGGTGAAGATGAGGAAAATCCTGCTGAACAAACCATTTCGGTGGATTTAGAAGATGAACCAGTACAAGCTGCCTTTAATTCGATTCTGCAGTTATCAGGGCTAGAGGCGAATCGAAGGGGCAATACGATTTTCGTGGGTAAGCAATTGCCGCAGCAAGTACGTCAACTGATGACCCGAACTTTACGTTTAAACCAAGTCAGTGTTGATGCGGCTTCTGGGTTTCTAGCGACACAGGGGGCAGAAGTACAACAGGTTGTAACCCCTGTAGAACGAGAATTTAACCAAGAGACCGGGGCTCTAATTCGAGAAACTGAGCAACCCTCTGAATTAAGACCGTTAACAGTGAATCAGCCTGGAGAAGCTCGCGGTGCTTTGCTGCTGCGGGGAATCTCTGTTTCTACCGATGAGCGTCTCAATGCAGTTACCCTGGTTGGAGAACCTCGTAAAATTGCAACAGCAGTTGACTTACTCAAGCAGTTAGATGCCCGTCGTCGTCAAGTTGCGGTCAATGTGAAAATCATTGATGTCAATCTCAACAATACGGATGAGTTTAGCTCTAGCTTCTCTTTTGGCATTAATGACAGCTTTTTCGTTAGTGATGGTGGTGCAGCTGCAGCAAATTTTGGCGGGACTGTTCCTCCCACTCGGGCTAGTACAACTATCCCAGGACAACCCACTCCTTCAGTCATTCCAACTCCAATTCCAGATGGAGCAGAAGCAGCGCCATTTTTTGATAATCAGCCTAATGCCCCCTTTAATGCGACACCAGCTCGTCCTAACTTTGGCACTGAGAATAATCCTTTTCTGCCCGGAATATCTGAGATTGACGTTCAGGATGATGGAACAGTAGAAAGAGAGTTTTCTATTCCAGGCTTATTTCAGTTTCCCAGCCGCTTCCTTGCTTTACTAGAAGCACAAGTAACGAGCGGTAACGCAAAAATTCTCACTGATCCAACTCTGTTAATTAAAGAAGGACAAACCGCAGGGGTAAACCTAACCCAAGAAGTAGTTGGCAATATTATCCGAGAAACTGAAAGTAGTGATGGACTCACAACTACGACCACAACGGCTGAAATTGAGGAAGCAGGATTAACTCTTAATATTGATGTGCAACGTATTGATGATAATGGTTTTATTACCTTAAATGTCAATCCAACTGTAACTTCCATCAGTGGAACCCAGAACCTGAATATTGGTGGTGATGATAATATTATTGCGCTGCTTAATAAACGAGAGCTGAATTCCGGGGAAATTCGCTTACGAGATGGTCAGACTCTTGTCCTAGCAGGGATTATTCAAGACGAAGATCGAACGAGTATAACCAAGGTTCCTATCTTAGGCGATCTTCCCATTATTGGCTCTCTCTTTAGAAGTACCACACGAGACAATATTCGTCGAGAAGTTATTGTATTACTAACGCCTAACGTTTTGGATGAATCCTTAGCAGCCAGTGGCTATGGTAGCAATTATCAACTCAGTCCCAGCGCCAGAGAAATGCTACAACAACGAGGTTATCCCATTCCACAACAAGGACGCTAG
- a CDS encoding pilus assembly protein PilO, with product MTFSDELTPEEQLEEEAAYPEAFGITFTPQVSGIAVAVAGLGVAGYLWLNYLQPSRQEYRELVNQRDQIESQIENQPALEGEIQRLEEQIQTVRFQQDEVLNLLSSEDSLDTLLFDLEQTVQQTNSETITAEANEFQLESFQPLMANPEIINDGSFGAAVNGKIQRKTYSLEVVGTFAQTRSLIRSIERLQPLLLVNNFNTQITEEVQGTFSLEENRFIPTSNPNLRSTFELEAILPVSREKLRAIEQEAAAPQEEENNEE from the coding sequence ATGACATTTAGTGATGAACTAACACCAGAAGAGCAGCTAGAAGAAGAAGCTGCCTATCCGGAAGCATTTGGAATTACCTTTACTCCTCAAGTCAGTGGAATTGCTGTTGCTGTGGCAGGACTTGGCGTCGCTGGTTACTTATGGCTAAATTATCTGCAACCTTCCCGACAAGAATACCGTGAACTGGTTAATCAAAGAGATCAAATTGAGAGTCAAATTGAAAACCAACCGGCTTTGGAAGGGGAAATTCAACGCTTAGAAGAACAAATTCAGACCGTCCGTTTCCAACAAGATGAAGTCTTAAATCTTTTGTCCAGTGAAGATAGTTTGGATACCCTATTGTTCGACCTAGAACAGACGGTTCAACAGACAAATAGTGAAACAATAACAGCAGAAGCAAATGAGTTTCAATTAGAAAGTTTTCAACCTTTAATGGCTAACCCAGAAATCATCAATGATGGTTCTTTTGGGGCAGCAGTTAATGGTAAAATTCAGCGCAAAACCTATAGTCTAGAAGTTGTCGGAACATTTGCACAAACGCGATCGCTGATTAGAAGTATTGAACGGTTGCAACCTTTATTATTGGTTAACAACTTTAATACCCAAATTACTGAAGAAGTCCAAGGAACGTTTTCTTTAGAAGAAAACCGCTTTATTCCAACGTCTAATCCTAACCTCCGTTCAACTTTCGAGCTAGAAGCTATTCTACCGGTTAGCCGGGAAAAATTAAGAGCAATAGAACAGGAAGCAGCAGCACCACAAGAGGAGGAAAATAATGAAGAGTAA
- a CDS encoding fimbrial assembly protein, with translation MYSLDVNFLRERRHTQKVPKNTLTQEKNEAVPTVESNLPLIIGAVIGIALPAAVGGFWYLTNLQKAQIQREITALEQELSQLQSQQQQVTQKREELTQAETNLTALANIFNKIKPLSAILEDVRDRAPGNVQINAFQQSEAEGTITFNLTGVGESYEAVNHFALTLQRSPLVQAKTVNLQTAQKGQSNFQLVGDPPPVIGELSPKPIINYTLSFDLNDKKASELLPFLQEQGSIGLVTRIRTLERRGIVQ, from the coding sequence ATGTATAGCTTAGATGTCAATTTTCTAAGAGAACGAAGACATACTCAAAAAGTACCCAAAAATACGCTGACCCAAGAAAAAAATGAAGCAGTGCCAACTGTTGAAAGTAATTTACCACTCATTATTGGTGCAGTCATTGGAATTGCTTTACCAGCAGCAGTGGGAGGATTTTGGTATTTAACGAATTTACAAAAAGCACAAATTCAACGTGAAATTACTGCGTTAGAACAAGAGTTAAGTCAGTTGCAAAGTCAGCAACAACAAGTAACTCAAAAGCGAGAAGAACTAACACAAGCGGAAACCAATTTAACCGCTTTGGCTAATATTTTTAATAAAATTAAGCCGTTATCGGCTATTTTGGAAGATGTGCGCGATCGCGCTCCCGGTAATGTTCAAATCAACGCTTTTCAACAATCAGAAGCCGAGGGCACGATCACTTTTAATTTAACGGGAGTGGGAGAATCCTATGAAGCCGTCAATCACTTTGCTTTAACTTTGCAGCGATCGCCGTTGGTACAAGCAAAAACCGTCAATTTACAAACAGCCCAAAAAGGTCAGTCGAATTTTCAACTCGTTGGCGATCCGCCACCGGTTATTGGTGAGTTATCACCCAAACCGATTATTAACTATACCCTTTCTTTTGACCTCAATGATAAAAAAGCCTCCGAGCTATTACCTTTTCTGCAAGAACAAGGGTCAATTGGATTAGTGACTCGAATTAGAACATTAGAGCGAAGAGGAATTGTACAATAA
- the pilM gene encoding type IV pilus assembly protein PilM, which produces MLQPLSKLVPSFVQKRGKGVGIELTPNQVNVAQMRNTDRGYELEVLASKEVPEGIYSDGKIIDPVTLADLIKETLSENKIKAKKLAAAVPMRDSMLNLIPVPAELSEEELRDVVLNQEAGLYLPYPIEEMDLDYQKLGYFTDEDGIEKVQVLLISTRREVTDTYLDIFEQQVGLRLDTLEINTLALIRTIREQLRQYPSQEAVVLVDIEFDSTELAIIVDGIPEFNRTIPIGTFQLQSALSRAMRLPPSRNVETLQEMTLPVSLEQAKEETTPLNPGMNALQRVLGELTDEVRRSVDYYLNQSEDKEIVQMLLAGPGAGIGQIDTFFNQRLNIPTTQIDPVDALSIETQAEIHLAQRPGLGTVLGLALKEI; this is translated from the coding sequence ATGTTACAGCCTCTCTCGAAGTTAGTTCCCAGTTTTGTCCAAAAAAGAGGAAAAGGTGTTGGCATTGAGCTAACCCCAAACCAAGTTAATGTGGCTCAGATGCGTAATACAGACCGCGGGTATGAATTAGAAGTCCTAGCCAGTAAAGAAGTTCCCGAAGGCATTTATTCTGATGGTAAAATCATCGACCCCGTGACACTGGCAGATTTAATTAAAGAGACACTTTCTGAAAACAAGATTAAGGCAAAAAAACTAGCTGCTGCTGTGCCAATGCGAGATTCAATGCTTAATTTGATTCCGGTCCCCGCAGAACTCTCGGAAGAAGAACTGAGAGATGTTGTTTTGAATCAAGAGGCTGGGCTTTATCTCCCCTATCCCATTGAAGAAATGGATTTAGATTATCAAAAATTAGGGTACTTTACGGATGAAGATGGCATCGAAAAAGTACAAGTTTTATTGATTTCTACTCGCCGCGAGGTAACAGATACCTATTTAGATATCTTTGAGCAACAAGTCGGTCTACGATTGGATACGCTTGAAATTAATACGCTTGCTCTGATTCGGACAATTCGTGAGCAATTACGACAGTACCCTTCTCAAGAAGCAGTGGTATTAGTTGATATTGAATTTGATAGTACAGAATTGGCAATTATTGTTGATGGGATCCCAGAGTTTAATCGCACGATTCCCATTGGTACGTTTCAGTTGCAGAGTGCCCTAAGTCGAGCAATGCGCCTCCCTCCCTCTCGCAATGTGGAAACCCTACAAGAAATGACACTTCCGGTTTCTTTAGAACAAGCAAAAGAAGAAACCACACCTCTTAATCCGGGAATGAATGCCTTACAGCGTGTTTTAGGGGAGTTAACGGATGAAGTTCGTCGTTCAGTTGATTATTATCTGAATCAAAGTGAGGATAAGGAAATTGTGCAGATGTTATTGGCAGGTCCTGGGGCTGGCATTGGACAAATTGACACATTTTTTAACCAACGATTAAATATTCCAACCACTCAAATTGATCCAGTTGATGCCTTATCCATCGAAACCCAAGCAGAAATTCATCTTGCACAACGTCCTGGTTTAGGAACCGTTTTAGGCTTAGCACTGAAGGAGATTTAA
- a CDS encoding transcriptional regulator codes for MKKVEAIIRPFKLDEVKIALVNAGVVGMTVSEVRGFGRQKGQTERYRGSEYTVEFLQKLKIEIVIEEDQVDTVVDKIINAARTGEIGDGKIFISPVDQIVRIRTGEKNLEAV; via the coding sequence TTGAAAAAAGTAGAAGCAATTATCCGACCTTTTAAATTAGACGAGGTAAAAATTGCCTTGGTCAATGCTGGTGTTGTAGGAATGACTGTTTCTGAAGTCCGTGGTTTTGGTCGCCAAAAAGGTCAAACTGAGCGCTATCGCGGTTCTGAATACACAGTAGAATTCCTGCAAAAGCTCAAAATCGAAATTGTGATCGAGGAAGACCAAGTGGATACAGTGGTTGATAAAATTATCAATGCTGCTCGCACTGGGGAAATCGGTGACGGTAAAATCTTTATTTCGCCAGTGGATCAAATTGTTCGGATTCGCACCGGCGAAAAAAATCTAGAAGCCGTTTAA
- the rdgB gene encoding RdgB/HAM1 family non-canonical purine NTP pyrophosphatase codes for MKQLIVATGNPGKLQEMQSYLRNLACELVLKPPELEVEETGTTFMENARLKAKIVAQATGHFAIADDSGLAVAALKGAPGIYSARYANTDQERIARVLAELGETPQRAAKFICAVAIAQPDGAIVLEKEGICEGEILRAPRGSNGFGYDPIFYVPSVQQTFAEMEAACKEKLSHRGQAFSALFPEILKITNGE; via the coding sequence ATGAAACAGTTAATTGTTGCAACGGGTAATCCGGGGAAACTCCAGGAAATGCAAAGTTATCTCCGTAACTTAGCGTGTGAGCTTGTTCTCAAACCCCCAGAATTGGAAGTAGAAGAGACGGGAACCACATTTATGGAAAATGCGCGGTTAAAAGCCAAAATTGTGGCACAAGCCACTGGACATTTCGCGATCGCGGATGATTCGGGGTTAGCCGTAGCCGCACTGAAAGGGGCGCCGGGAATTTATTCCGCTCGCTATGCCAATACCGATCAAGAACGGATTGCTCGTGTTTTAGCAGAACTGGGAGAGACCCCACAACGGGCTGCCAAATTTATTTGTGCCGTTGCCATTGCGCAACCTGATGGCGCGATTGTTCTTGAAAAAGAAGGAATTTGTGAAGGAGAAATTTTAAGAGCACCGCGAGGCAGCAACGGTTTTGGTTATGACCCGATTTTTTATGTGCCCAGTGTCCAACAAACCTTTGCCGAAATGGAAGCAGCTTGTAAAGAAAAACTGAGTCATCGGGGTCAAGCCTTCTCCGCATTGTTTCCTGAAATTTTAAAGATTACTAATGGAGAGTGA
- a CDS encoding DUF2437 domain-containing protein produces MVQRYVRVKTTQAQTYYGLLQLDRSVQVLDAPSWLGGQPTDLKLEPETYELLAPCAPTKVIAVGKNYHQHAAEMGGEVPTEPLIFLKPPTAVTAHLKPIYYPQFSERVDYEGELALVMGERTRNCTPEQARSKIWGYTIANDVTARDLQRKDGQWTRAKGFDTFCPLGPWIVRDLSAGATLQTFINEETEPRQSALLSEMVFPVEKLVSYISQIMTLVPGDVLLTGTPRGIGPMQVGDRVRIEIEGIGALENEVVSFNEGKSP; encoded by the coding sequence ATGGTGCAACGCTACGTCCGAGTGAAAACCACCCAAGCCCAAACCTACTACGGACTGCTACAGCTTGATCGCAGTGTACAAGTCTTGGATGCCCCCTCTTGGTTAGGAGGACAACCCACAGACTTAAAACTTGAACCGGAAACCTATGAACTTCTCGCTCCCTGCGCCCCGACAAAAGTGATTGCCGTGGGAAAAAATTATCATCAACATGCCGCAGAAATGGGGGGAGAAGTGCCGACAGAACCTTTAATTTTCCTGAAACCCCCCACTGCGGTTACGGCTCACCTCAAACCCATTTACTATCCCCAATTCAGCGAACGCGTTGATTATGAAGGAGAACTAGCATTGGTCATGGGAGAACGGACTCGCAACTGTACGCCAGAACAAGCGAGAAGTAAAATTTGGGGCTATACCATTGCCAATGATGTAACCGCACGGGATTTACAACGGAAAGATGGTCAATGGACTCGTGCTAAAGGCTTCGATACCTTTTGTCCTCTCGGTCCTTGGATTGTACGCGATTTAAGCGCTGGGGCTACTCTACAAACTTTCATCAATGAAGAAACCGAACCGAGGCAGTCGGCTTTACTCAGCGAAATGGTTTTTCCCGTAGAAAAATTGGTCTCTTATATTTCTCAAATTATGACCTTAGTTCCCGGTGATGTTCTTCTTACTGGAACCCCGAGAGGGATTGGGCCAATGCAAGTCGGCGATCGCGTTCGGATCGAAATTGAAGGCATTGGCGCTTTAGAAAATGAGGTTGTGAGTTTTAATGAAGGGAAAAGCCCTTAA